One window of the Pseudarthrobacter sp. ATCC 49987 genome contains the following:
- a CDS encoding thiolase family protein, whose product MNQAYLYDAVRTPFGKFGGGLAGVRPDDLAAHVIGEIVKRAPKLDVERIDEVVFGNANGAGEENRNIARMGTLLAGLPVSIPGTTVNRLCGSSLDAAIIASRQINTGDADLMLVGGAESMSRAPWVLPKTEKPYPAGDMTLVSTTLGWRLVNPAMRPDWTVSLGEATERLADKYGITRAAQDEFSANSHNLAAAAWDEGFYDRLVTVVPGTDLTRDEGIRAGSSAEKLAGLKTVFRTGDGTVTAGNASPLSDGASAAWLGSENAAGLLGLEPLARIAGRGAHANDPQFFGYAPVEAANKALAKAGIGWDQVGAVELNEAFAAQSLACINAWGIDPSIVNRHGGAIAMGHPLGASGGRILGTLARSLQASGERWGVAAICIGVGQGLAVILENVTAQTATVKG is encoded by the coding sequence ATGAACCAGGCTTATCTTTACGATGCCGTCAGGACCCCGTTCGGGAAGTTCGGCGGCGGGCTCGCCGGGGTCCGCCCGGATGACCTTGCCGCGCACGTGATCGGCGAGATCGTGAAGCGCGCCCCGAAGCTCGATGTTGAGCGGATCGATGAGGTGGTGTTCGGCAACGCCAACGGCGCGGGCGAGGAGAACCGGAACATCGCCCGGATGGGCACGCTCCTGGCCGGCCTGCCGGTCTCGATCCCGGGCACCACGGTGAACCGGCTCTGCGGGTCCTCGCTGGACGCGGCGATCATCGCGTCCCGGCAGATCAACACCGGCGACGCGGACCTGATGCTGGTCGGCGGGGCCGAATCGATGTCCCGGGCCCCCTGGGTGCTGCCCAAGACCGAGAAGCCCTACCCGGCCGGGGACATGACCCTGGTCTCCACCACCCTGGGCTGGCGCCTGGTAAACCCGGCCATGCGCCCGGACTGGACCGTGTCCCTGGGCGAAGCCACCGAACGCCTCGCCGACAAATACGGCATCACCCGGGCCGCGCAGGACGAGTTCTCCGCGAACTCCCACAACCTCGCCGCCGCGGCCTGGGACGAGGGCTTCTACGACCGGCTCGTCACCGTGGTCCCGGGCACGGACCTCACCCGGGACGAGGGCATCCGCGCCGGGTCCTCGGCCGAAAAGCTCGCCGGCCTCAAGACCGTGTTCCGCACCGGGGACGGCACCGTCACGGCCGGGAACGCCTCCCCGCTCTCGGACGGCGCGTCCGCGGCGTGGCTGGGATCCGAGAACGCCGCCGGCCTGCTGGGCCTGGAACCGCTGGCCCGGATCGCGGGCCGGGGCGCGCACGCGAACGATCCGCAGTTCTTCGGCTACGCCCCCGTGGAGGCCGCGAACAAGGCCCTCGCGAAGGCCGGGATCGGCTGGGACCAGGTCGGCGCCGTCGAACTCAACGAGGCCTTCGCTGCGCAGTCCCTGGCCTGCATCAACGCCTGGGGCATCGACCCCTCAATCGTGAACCGGCACGGCGGGGCGATCGCGATGGGACACCCGCTGGGCGCCTCGGGCGGCCGGATCCTGGGGACCCTGGCCCGGTCCCTGCAGGCCTCCGGCGAACGCTGGGGCGTCGCCGCGATCTGCATCGGCGTCGGCCAGGGGCTCGCCGTCATCCTCGAAAACGTCACGGCACAAACAGCGACAGTAAAGGGTTAG
- a CDS encoding bifunctional sugar phosphate isomerase/epimerase/4-hydroxyphenylpyruvate dioxygenase family protein, which yields MRTGIATVCLSGTLREKMQACASAGFDGIEIFEQDLVTSPLSPEDVRKMAADLGLGLDLYQPFRDFDSVPGDVLAANLRRAEAKFRLMSRLGMDTILVCSNVATASIDDDGLRAEQLAALAALAQDHGVKVAYEALAWGKYVNDYAHAHRLVETVDHPNLGTCLDSFHILSRDWDTAPIEAFNPEKIFFVQVADAPKLSMDVLSWSRHYRVFPGEGQFDLAKFLGHVVRAGYTGPVSLEVFNDVFRQSDVERTAVDAMRSLIWLEEQAAKWLDAAAAAENGAAGAGTRTAGRRRYPMELATLPQVAEPAGFNFAEVRAADTAGLETLLGQLGFAFNGRHRTKNVQLWTMGHARVIINEDSSQESRDSQAAMAPAISALGFDVDSPVIAAARAQQLKAPAVPRKSQADEEIFQGFAAPDFTEIFLCQGSPDGTAVWTREFGKGMAAPAPGPAAGQSAVIDHVNLAQPWQHFDEAVLFYTSALALEPQPYAEVASPTGLVRSQVMLTRDRGVRLVLNLAPLVQREGAPAEGTAGPDATAGTGQRRTYQEHIAFAVDDLVATARSARARGLDFLRIPSNYYEDLDARFDLDPAFLATLRDLNLLYDRDADGEFLHFYTATVGSVFFEMVERRGTYDGYGAPNAPVRHAVQYDHLHQLNLTT from the coding sequence ATGCGCACCGGAATCGCCACCGTCTGCCTCTCCGGCACGCTGCGGGAAAAAATGCAGGCCTGCGCCAGCGCGGGCTTCGACGGGATCGAGATTTTCGAACAGGACCTCGTCACGTCCCCGCTGAGCCCCGAGGACGTCCGCAAGATGGCCGCCGACCTGGGACTGGGCCTGGATCTCTACCAGCCGTTCCGCGACTTCGACAGTGTGCCCGGGGACGTGCTCGCCGCCAACCTGCGCCGGGCGGAGGCCAAGTTCCGGCTCATGTCCCGCCTCGGCATGGACACCATCCTGGTCTGCTCCAACGTTGCCACCGCCAGCATTGACGACGACGGACTCCGGGCCGAACAGCTCGCCGCGCTCGCCGCCCTCGCCCAGGACCACGGGGTCAAAGTGGCCTACGAGGCACTGGCCTGGGGGAAGTACGTCAACGACTACGCGCACGCCCACCGGCTCGTGGAAACGGTGGACCACCCCAACCTCGGCACCTGCCTGGACTCCTTCCATATCCTCTCCCGCGACTGGGACACCGCCCCGATCGAGGCCTTCAACCCGGAGAAGATCTTCTTCGTCCAGGTGGCTGATGCGCCCAAGCTGTCCATGGACGTGCTGTCCTGGAGCCGGCACTACCGCGTCTTCCCGGGCGAAGGGCAGTTCGACCTCGCCAAATTCCTCGGCCACGTGGTCCGGGCCGGCTACACCGGCCCGGTGTCCCTGGAGGTCTTCAACGACGTCTTCCGCCAGTCCGACGTCGAACGCACCGCCGTGGATGCGATGCGGTCGCTGATCTGGCTCGAGGAGCAGGCCGCCAAATGGCTGGACGCGGCTGCAGCCGCCGAAAACGGCGCCGCCGGCGCCGGTACCCGCACGGCCGGCCGCCGCCGTTACCCGATGGAACTGGCCACGCTCCCGCAGGTGGCCGAGCCGGCCGGCTTCAACTTCGCCGAGGTCAGGGCCGCGGACACCGCAGGACTGGAAACCCTGCTGGGCCAGCTGGGGTTCGCGTTCAACGGGCGCCACCGGACCAAGAATGTGCAATTGTGGACCATGGGCCACGCCCGCGTGATCATCAACGAAGACTCCTCCCAGGAATCCCGCGACTCCCAGGCCGCCATGGCACCTGCAATTTCCGCCCTGGGCTTCGACGTCGATTCCCCCGTGATCGCCGCGGCCCGGGCCCAGCAGCTCAAGGCCCCTGCCGTGCCGCGCAAGAGCCAGGCCGACGAGGAAATCTTCCAGGGCTTCGCCGCCCCGGACTTCACCGAGATCTTCCTGTGCCAGGGCAGCCCCGACGGAACTGCCGTGTGGACCCGCGAATTCGGCAAGGGAATGGCAGCCCCGGCTCCCGGCCCGGCAGCCGGGCAGAGTGCCGTAATTGACCACGTCAACCTGGCCCAGCCCTGGCAGCACTTCGACGAAGCCGTCCTCTTCTACACCAGCGCCCTGGCGCTGGAACCCCAGCCATACGCGGAAGTCGCCAGCCCCACCGGGCTGGTCCGGTCCCAGGTAATGCTCACCCGCGACCGCGGCGTCCGCCTGGTGCTGAACCTGGCCCCGCTGGTCCAGCGCGAAGGCGCCCCTGCAGAGGGGACCGCCGGCCCGGACGCGACTGCCGGCACCGGCCAGCGCCGGACCTACCAGGAACACATCGCCTTCGCCGTGGATGACCTGGTGGCGACGGCCCGGTCCGCGCGGGCTCGGGGCCTTGATTTCCTCCGGATCCCGTCGAACTACTACGAGGACCTCGACGCGCGTTTCGACCTGGACCCTGCCTTCCTGGCCACCCTCCGGGACCTCAACCTGCTGTACGACCGCGATGCCGACGGCGAGTTCCTGCACTTCTACACCGCCACCGTGGGCAGCGTGTTCTTCGAAATGGTGGAGCGCCGCGGAACCTACGACGGCTACGGGGCGCCGAACGCCCCGGTGCGGCACGCCGTCCAGTACGACCACCTGCACCAGCTCAACCTCACCACCTGA
- a CDS encoding lyase family protein, whose amino-acid sequence MTSRETRGATGGGVQGDVGLLSPVSASPFVAALTGDRAVLAAILRVEAAWAAVLDQAALAPAGSAAVVAAAAEVGRYDVADIAVRAQGGANPVIPLLADLRGHVKALDLAGIGAAKAVHTSLTSQDVLDTALMLLCRDAVTGLLTEVKATTAALATLAELHADTLCVGRSLTQHSLPFSFGLKAAQWFHGLAAAARRLEALEFPVQTGGAAGTLAAGTVLAAGSGRTPFELSDSLAAELGLAAVPAPWHTNRVAVTSLGDALAAVTDAAGKIASDVLFLSRPEVAELAEPRAAGRGGSSAMPQKQNPVLSVLVRSAALQAPGQAAQLHLAAANFNDERPDGAWHSEWPALRQLLRLSLGAAVQLRELAEGLQVFPEAMRRNLDLSGPLLLSEAVTAAVAPLLAGNVADENSADGKQRLQSVVDQTLQVPAAEQASTYRRLLRAAVPAELLSGARLEELLDPANYLGQAAEISRRILAAYPDYSVSVTDTNTVTDTRTAAGTHNPSPTLDLNGASRG is encoded by the coding sequence GTGACCTCCCGCGAAACCAGAGGAGCGACCGGGGGCGGCGTGCAGGGCGACGTCGGCCTCCTGAGCCCCGTGTCGGCGTCGCCGTTCGTGGCGGCGCTGACCGGGGACCGGGCCGTCCTTGCCGCCATTCTCCGGGTCGAGGCCGCCTGGGCTGCAGTCCTGGACCAGGCAGCCCTCGCCCCGGCCGGCTCCGCCGCGGTGGTCGCCGCCGCCGCCGAGGTGGGCCGCTATGACGTCGCGGACATTGCCGTGCGCGCCCAGGGTGGCGCCAACCCGGTGATCCCTCTGCTGGCGGATCTCCGCGGCCACGTAAAGGCCCTGGACCTGGCGGGAATCGGTGCGGCGAAAGCCGTGCACACCTCGCTGACCAGCCAGGACGTCCTCGACACGGCGCTCATGCTGCTGTGCCGGGATGCGGTCACGGGACTGCTCACCGAGGTCAAGGCAACGACGGCGGCGCTTGCCACACTCGCCGAACTCCATGCGGACACCCTGTGCGTCGGCCGAAGCCTCACCCAGCACTCCCTGCCGTTCAGCTTCGGGCTCAAGGCGGCCCAATGGTTCCACGGGCTCGCCGCCGCCGCGCGCCGGCTCGAGGCCCTGGAATTCCCGGTGCAGACCGGGGGAGCCGCCGGAACCCTCGCGGCCGGCACCGTGCTGGCGGCGGGCTCGGGCCGCACCCCCTTTGAGCTCTCCGACAGTCTCGCCGCGGAACTCGGCCTCGCCGCAGTCCCGGCGCCGTGGCACACGAACCGGGTGGCGGTGACGTCCCTCGGCGACGCCCTGGCCGCCGTGACCGACGCTGCGGGCAAGATTGCCTCCGACGTGCTGTTCCTCAGCCGCCCTGAGGTCGCCGAACTCGCCGAACCCCGCGCCGCCGGCCGCGGCGGGTCCTCGGCCATGCCGCAGAAGCAGAACCCGGTGCTGTCCGTGCTGGTCCGCAGCGCTGCCCTGCAGGCGCCCGGCCAGGCCGCGCAGCTGCACCTGGCCGCCGCCAACTTCAACGACGAACGCCCCGACGGTGCCTGGCACAGCGAATGGCCGGCCCTCCGCCAGCTCCTCCGCCTCAGCCTCGGCGCCGCCGTGCAGCTCCGCGAACTCGCCGAAGGCCTGCAGGTCTTCCCCGAGGCCATGCGCCGCAACCTGGATCTTTCCGGACCCCTGCTGCTCAGCGAAGCCGTCACGGCCGCCGTCGCACCCCTCCTCGCGGGGAACGTCGCGGATGAGAACAGCGCTGACGGCAAACAGCGGCTGCAGTCCGTCGTGGACCAGACGCTCCAGGTCCCTGCCGCCGAACAGGCCAGCACGTACCGGCGGCTGCTCCGCGCCGCCGTCCCGGCGGAGCTGCTCTCCGGCGCCCGGCTGGAGGAGCTGCTCGACCCGGCCAACTACCTCGGCCAGGCCGCCGAAATCTCCCGCCGCATCCTCGCGGCCTACCCGGACTACAGCGTCAGTGTCACCGACACCAACACCGTCACCGACACAAGAACCGCCGCCGGAACCCACAACCCATCACCGACCCTCGACCTGAACGGAGCCTCCCGTGGCTAG
- a CDS encoding IclR family transcriptional regulator domain-containing protein, which yields MIDAAKGASTSGAPAASDQYVQSLARGLAVIRAFDTDHPKMTLTEVAARTDLTRATARRFLYTLVELGYVRTDGKIFALTAKVLQLGYAYLSGLSLPQLAQPHLEELSLDLGESTSAAVLEGTDIAYIARVATRRIMTVGITVGTRFPAYATSMGRVLLAALPPAQLQEYLAGTEIRPLTPLAIGTREGLLAELARVRAQGWCLLNQELEPGLMSIAAPVHDGPKVVAAINVSLQAQSVASRPDPEAYLDSVREATVATAELISADLTSGR from the coding sequence ATGATTGACGCAGCAAAGGGCGCCAGTACCAGTGGCGCGCCGGCGGCCAGTGACCAGTACGTGCAGTCGCTGGCGCGCGGCCTGGCCGTGATCCGCGCCTTCGACACGGACCACCCGAAGATGACGCTGACCGAGGTGGCGGCCCGGACGGACCTGACCCGGGCCACCGCCCGGCGGTTCCTGTACACCCTCGTGGAGCTGGGCTACGTCCGCACCGACGGCAAGATCTTCGCCCTGACAGCCAAGGTACTGCAGCTCGGATACGCGTACCTGTCCGGTCTGTCGCTGCCACAGCTCGCCCAGCCGCACCTCGAGGAGCTGTCCCTCGATTTGGGGGAGTCGACGTCGGCTGCCGTCCTGGAGGGCACGGACATCGCCTACATCGCCCGCGTGGCGACGCGCCGGATCATGACCGTCGGCATCACCGTCGGCACCCGCTTCCCGGCGTACGCCACCTCGATGGGCAGGGTGTTGCTCGCGGCCCTGCCGCCCGCCCAACTGCAGGAGTACCTTGCCGGGACGGAAATCCGGCCCCTGACGCCGCTGGCCATCGGAACGCGGGAGGGGCTGCTGGCGGAGCTGGCCCGGGTCAGGGCCCAGGGCTGGTGCCTGCTGAACCAGGAGCTGGAGCCCGGGCTGATGTCCATCGCCGCGCCGGTCCACGACGGCCCCAAGGTGGTCGCCGCCATCAACGTGTCCCTGCAGGCCCAGTCGGTTGCGAGCCGGCCGGACCCGGAGGCCTACCTGGATTCGGTGCGCGAGGCCACAGTGGCCACCGCGGAACTCATCTCCGCGGACCTGACCTCCGGACGCTAG
- the pcaH gene encoding protocatechuate 3,4-dioxygenase subunit beta, whose amino-acid sequence MPEEINLEIYNADPLTEDVSDETTEAAPKTYAPLDAAAESQADLSAEMKAIGEAYAQALKNGAPAEIQPRLDYAPYRSSVLRHPTKDLHHADPETIELYSPAFGHMDVHALEADLTIQHNGDPLGERIVVSGRVLDGDGRPVAGQLVEIWQANSAGRYIHKRDQHPAPLDPNFTGVGRCITGADGSYSFTTIKPGAYPWKNHLNAWRPAHIHFSLFGQEFTQRIVTQMYFPGDQLFPLDPIYQSIVDQDARDRLVATYNHEQTKPEWALAYNWDIVLTGSKRTWTENEALGAEGDQHE is encoded by the coding sequence GTGCCTGAAGAAATCAACCTTGAGATCTACAACGCGGATCCGCTCACCGAGGACGTGTCCGACGAAACCACGGAGGCAGCACCGAAGACGTATGCTCCCCTGGACGCCGCCGCAGAGTCGCAGGCGGACCTCAGTGCCGAGATGAAGGCCATCGGCGAGGCCTACGCGCAGGCGCTCAAGAACGGTGCCCCGGCAGAGATCCAGCCCCGGCTGGACTATGCGCCGTACCGCAGCAGCGTCCTGCGCCACCCCACCAAGGACCTGCACCACGCGGACCCGGAAACCATCGAGCTCTACTCTCCGGCGTTCGGGCACATGGACGTGCACGCGCTGGAAGCGGACCTGACCATCCAGCACAACGGCGATCCGCTGGGCGAACGGATTGTCGTGTCAGGCCGTGTGCTCGACGGCGACGGCCGTCCCGTCGCCGGCCAGCTCGTGGAGATCTGGCAGGCGAACTCCGCCGGCCGCTACATCCACAAGCGCGACCAGCACCCGGCCCCGCTGGACCCCAACTTCACCGGCGTCGGCCGCTGCATCACGGGCGCCGACGGCTCCTACAGCTTCACCACCATCAAGCCCGGCGCCTACCCGTGGAAGAACCACCTCAACGCCTGGCGCCCGGCCCACATCCACTTCTCCCTGTTCGGGCAGGAATTCACCCAGCGGATCGTCACCCAGATGTACTTCCCCGGGGACCAGCTCTTCCCGCTGGACCCGATCTACCAGTCGATCGTGGACCAGGACGCCCGGGACCGGCTCGTGGCCACCTACAACCACGAGCAGACCAAGCCCGAATGGGCGCTCGCATACAACTGGGACATCGTCCTGACCGGGTCGAAGCGGACCTGGACCGAGAACGAGGCATTAGGCGCAGAAGGAGACCAGCATGAGTAA
- a CDS encoding shikimate dehydrogenase gives MSSRAESYLVGLIGDGVMPSLTPLMHEREGDVQGLRYLYRPIDLTELGLPGQSVGELLTGAYRLGFNGLNITHPCKQLALEHLDEVTPDARRLGAVNTVTIRDGRFIGHNTDFSGFAAALATGLPGAKLNRVVQLGAGGAGSAVAYALLTAGVRELDLVDTDPARCAARAAELAGFFPDQLVTARTTAELPQLMPLADGLVHCTPVGMAAHPGVPLDMSLVESRHWVADIVYRPIETRLIREARAKGCDVLDGGRMAVGQAADAFRIFTGLEADADRMRAHFLALVAAEEVAA, from the coding sequence GCACGAACGCGAAGGCGACGTGCAGGGCCTGCGGTACCTCTACCGCCCCATCGACCTCACCGAGCTGGGACTCCCCGGCCAGAGCGTCGGCGAGCTCCTGACCGGCGCCTACCGCCTGGGCTTTAATGGCCTGAACATCACCCACCCGTGCAAGCAGCTGGCCCTGGAACACCTTGACGAGGTCACTCCGGACGCCCGCCGCCTCGGCGCGGTCAACACGGTGACCATCCGGGACGGCCGCTTCATTGGCCACAACACCGACTTCTCCGGGTTCGCGGCCGCCCTGGCCACGGGCCTGCCGGGCGCCAAGCTGAACCGCGTGGTGCAGCTGGGTGCCGGCGGCGCAGGCTCTGCGGTCGCCTACGCCCTGCTCACCGCCGGTGTCCGCGAACTGGACCTGGTGGACACCGATCCTGCCCGCTGCGCTGCGCGCGCCGCCGAACTGGCCGGCTTCTTCCCGGACCAGCTGGTCACCGCCCGGACGACGGCGGAGCTGCCGCAGCTGATGCCGCTGGCCGACGGCCTGGTGCACTGCACCCCGGTGGGCATGGCCGCCCACCCCGGCGTCCCGCTGGACATGTCCCTGGTGGAATCGCGGCACTGGGTCGCGGACATCGTGTACCGCCCGATCGAGACCCGACTGATCCGCGAGGCCCGGGCGAAGGGCTGCGACGTGCTCGACGGCGGGCGGATGGCCGTGGGGCAGGCCGCCGACGCCTTCCGGATCTTCACCGGCCTCGAGGCCGACGCCGACCGGATGCGCGCGCACTTCCTGGCACTCGTCGCCGCCGAAGAGGTGGCCGCCTGA
- the pcaG gene encoding protocatechuate 3,4-dioxygenase subunit alpha — protein MSKLTPTPGQTVGPFYGYALPYTKDRELLAPGSPGSIRLQGTVYDGAGHPIPDAILEIWQPDAEGSVPHHTGSLVRDGYTFTGFGRSAVGNTGVFTFTTVNPGPTEEGAAPFISVAVFARGLMNRLFTRIYLPENEEALAADPLLSSLDPDRRKTLIARRDADGGLTWDIRLQGEGETVFLDFEGAST, from the coding sequence ATGAGTAAACTCACCCCGACACCCGGCCAGACAGTGGGTCCGTTCTACGGCTACGCACTGCCCTACACCAAGGACCGCGAGCTGCTGGCCCCGGGCTCGCCGGGCTCCATCCGGCTCCAGGGCACCGTGTACGACGGCGCCGGACACCCGATCCCGGACGCGATCCTGGAGATCTGGCAACCGGACGCCGAGGGCAGCGTTCCGCACCACACGGGTTCGCTCGTGCGGGACGGCTACACGTTCACCGGCTTCGGCCGCAGCGCCGTGGGCAACACCGGCGTCTTCACGTTCACCACGGTCAACCCCGGCCCCACCGAGGAGGGCGCGGCCCCGTTCATTTCCGTCGCGGTCTTCGCCCGCGGCCTGATGAACCGGCTCTTCACCCGGATCTACCTGCCGGAGAACGAGGAGGCGCTGGCCGCGGATCCGCTGCTGTCCTCGCTGGACCCGGACCGCCGCAAGACGCTGATCGCACGCCGCGACGCCGACGGCGGGCTGACGTGGGACATCCGTCTCCAGGGCGAGGGCGAGACCGTGTTCCTCGACTTCGAGGGCGCCTCGACGTGA
- a CDS encoding 3-oxoacid CoA-transferase subunit B: MSSQSNSHAGIQTSDKPLGRDDLARLVARDIKPGSFVNLGIGQPTLVSNYLEPEQNITLHTENGMLGMGPEATGDQIDGDLINAGKIPVTELPGASYFHHADSFAIMRGGHLDICVLGAFQVSATGDLANWHTGAPDAIPAVGGAMDLATGAKDVFVMMTLLTRDGVSKLVETCSYPLTGIGCVTRVYTDKAVFLTGPDGVEVRETFGCTLEELQEMVPVPLRAAAAVGN, from the coding sequence ATGAGCAGCCAGTCCAACAGCCACGCGGGCATTCAGACATCCGACAAGCCGCTGGGCCGCGATGACCTGGCCCGCCTCGTGGCCCGGGACATCAAGCCCGGCTCCTTCGTGAACCTCGGCATCGGCCAGCCCACCCTGGTCTCCAACTACCTCGAGCCGGAGCAGAACATCACGCTCCACACGGAGAACGGGATGCTGGGCATGGGCCCGGAGGCCACCGGGGACCAGATCGACGGCGACCTCATCAACGCCGGAAAAATCCCGGTGACCGAACTTCCCGGCGCGTCCTACTTCCACCACGCCGACTCCTTCGCGATCATGCGCGGCGGGCACCTGGACATCTGCGTGCTCGGGGCCTTCCAGGTCTCCGCCACCGGCGACCTCGCCAACTGGCACACGGGCGCCCCGGACGCGATCCCGGCCGTGGGAGGGGCTATGGACCTCGCCACCGGCGCCAAGGACGTCTTCGTCATGATGACCCTCCTGACCCGCGACGGCGTTTCCAAGCTCGTCGAGACGTGCAGCTACCCGCTCACCGGCATCGGCTGCGTGACCCGGGTCTACACGGACAAGGCCGTCTTCCTGACCGGCCCTGACGGCGTGGAGGTCCGCGAGACCTTCGGCTGCACGCTCGAGGAGCTGCAGGAAATGGTTCCGGTGCCGCTCAGGGCCGCGGCCGCCGTCGGAAACTGA
- a CDS encoding 3-oxoacid CoA-transferase subunit A has protein sequence MLNFVDSVGEAVAGIKDGSTVMIGGFGNAGQPFELIDALMDCGATDLTVVNNNAGQGDQGLALLIKEGRVKKMICSFPRQSDSWHFDARFRAGEIELELVPQGNLAERIRAAGAGIGGFFTPTGYGTMLAEGKETRILDGRGQVFETPIHADVALIKALKADGKGNLVYRKTARNFGPIMAAAAKHTVVQVSEIVPTGGLDPEVIVTPGIYVNSIVKVA, from the coding sequence ATGCTGAACTTCGTAGACAGCGTCGGCGAGGCAGTCGCCGGCATCAAGGACGGATCCACCGTCATGATCGGCGGCTTCGGCAACGCCGGCCAGCCGTTCGAACTCATCGACGCGCTGATGGACTGCGGCGCCACGGACCTCACCGTGGTCAACAACAACGCCGGCCAGGGCGACCAGGGCCTCGCGCTGCTGATCAAGGAAGGCCGGGTGAAGAAGATGATCTGCTCCTTCCCGCGGCAGTCCGACTCCTGGCACTTCGACGCCAGGTTCCGCGCCGGTGAGATTGAACTGGAACTCGTCCCGCAGGGCAACCTGGCCGAACGGATCCGCGCCGCGGGCGCCGGGATCGGCGGCTTCTTCACCCCCACCGGCTACGGCACCATGCTGGCCGAAGGCAAGGAAACCCGCATCCTCGACGGCCGCGGCCAGGTCTTCGAGACCCCCATCCACGCCGACGTCGCACTCATCAAGGCGCTCAAAGCCGACGGCAAAGGCAACCTTGTCTACCGCAAGACCGCCCGGAACTTCGGCCCGATTATGGCCGCCGCGGCCAAACACACCGTCGTCCAGGTGTCCGAGATCGTCCCCACGGGCGGCCTTGATCCGGAGGTCATCGTGACCCCCGGAATTTACGTCAACAGCATTGTGAAGGTGGCCTGA
- a CDS encoding alpha/beta fold hydrolase — translation MARPTVKAVLLSPQRPLGDKPLLVVGPSLGTSTLLWSQAGALLGNDVDVVAWDLPGHGISPAAQEAFTVAELADAVIELVDSIAPGARFHYAGVSLGGATGLQLGIKHGERLKSLSVQCTGAKLGTPEGWLERAETVRTQGTPVMIQGSAQRWFGPGFMERQPELSGRLLHSLRDADRFSYAFCCEALAAYDVRDELGSISVPTQAIAGVEDSVAPPSVAEAIVEGITAGGGTASAVSLEGVAHLAPFEAPGHVADLLRTLITWTESGGAAK, via the coding sequence GTGGCTAGACCTACAGTCAAGGCAGTACTGCTCTCGCCCCAGCGCCCGCTGGGGGACAAGCCCCTCCTTGTGGTGGGTCCGTCCCTGGGGACGTCCACACTGCTGTGGAGCCAGGCAGGCGCCCTGCTCGGGAACGACGTCGACGTCGTCGCCTGGGACCTGCCGGGCCACGGCATCTCACCGGCCGCGCAGGAGGCGTTCACCGTCGCTGAACTGGCGGACGCCGTCATCGAGCTGGTTGATTCGATCGCCCCCGGAGCGAGATTCCACTACGCCGGTGTTTCGCTGGGCGGCGCCACCGGGCTGCAGCTGGGCATCAAGCACGGTGAACGGCTCAAGAGCCTGTCCGTGCAGTGCACCGGTGCCAAGCTCGGCACCCCCGAAGGCTGGCTGGAACGCGCGGAGACCGTCCGCACGCAGGGAACGCCCGTGATGATCCAGGGCTCGGCGCAGCGCTGGTTCGGCCCCGGCTTTATGGAGCGCCAGCCCGAACTCAGCGGCCGGCTGCTGCACAGCCTGCGCGACGCCGACCGCTTCAGCTATGCCTTCTGCTGCGAAGCCCTCGCCGCCTACGACGTCCGGGACGAACTCGGCAGCATCAGCGTTCCCACCCAGGCCATCGCGGGCGTGGAGGACAGCGTCGCACCGCCCTCCGTCGCCGAGGCGATCGTCGAAGGGATCACCGCCGGCGGCGGCACTGCGAGTGCCGTGAGCCTGGAAGGCGTGGCACACCTGGCGCCGTTCGAGGCACCCGGCCACGTTGCCGACTTGCTGCGGACCCTGATCACCTGGACCGAGTCCGGGGGAGCGGCCAAGTGA
- the pcaC gene encoding 4-carboxymuconolactone decarboxylase — protein sequence MTGPEQTGPERNGVVQPDATSQEIYDGGMVVRREVLGAAHVDRANANKDSFTEDFQDMITRIAWGGIWTRPGLTRQMRSAVTITAMVAHGHWEELAMHIRAAITNGLSRDEIKEILLQTAIYCGVPSANTAFKTAQQVFHEMDNTALDAATPPN from the coding sequence GTGACCGGCCCCGAGCAAACCGGCCCCGAGCGAAACGGAGTGGTCCAGCCCGACGCCACCAGCCAGGAGATCTACGACGGCGGCATGGTGGTCCGCCGCGAGGTGCTGGGCGCCGCGCACGTCGACCGCGCCAACGCCAACAAGGACTCCTTCACCGAGGACTTCCAGGACATGATCACCCGGATCGCCTGGGGCGGCATCTGGACGCGCCCGGGACTAACCCGGCAGATGCGCTCCGCGGTCACCATCACCGCGATGGTGGCCCACGGCCACTGGGAAGAACTGGCCATGCACATCCGCGCCGCCATCACCAACGGCCTGAGCAGGGACGAAATCAAGGAAATCCTGCTGCAGACCGCCATCTACTGCGGAGTTCCCTCCGCCAACACCGCCTTCAAGACCGCCCAGCAGGTGTTCCATGAAATGGACAACACAGCGCTTGACGCAGCCACCCCTCCCAACTAG